A window of Clostridium taeniosporum genomic DNA:
TTATCATATATCATAGAAAATGTGGTTTTCATAACCCATTTTGCTGGAGAAAGATAACTAATACCGCGAACTATTTTTCCATACCCATCCATTGGAAATAAAAGTCCTCCAAATACAGCAAATAAATTAATTATCATACCTAATAGTTGATTTGCCATTGCTTCTGTCTTAAAGATGCAACAAAACATAACACCTAAAGCTACAGAAAAAAACTCTATTAAAACAAATAAAATCATGATTTCAAATGTTACAGTAATATGAATATGATACATTATACAAAGTACTATCATATCAAACAAATGACACAAACATGAAAACACAAAAGATGATATTATTTTCGAAATATAAATTGACTTAACACTTCCTGGTGCATAAACTATGCGCATATTTGGCTTTCTAATTTTCTCCTCCATAAATGCATTGGCTGAAGTCATTCCACTACTTAAAATAGAATAAATCATTAATGTAATTCCATAATAATCATAAGATGTCACATTGTTTCCATAACTTTCCTTTCCTAAAAAACCTAATATGGAAACAAATAAAATAGGAAATAGAGTTCCATAAAATATCCACATAGGATTTTTAATCAGATTCTTAAAATCTTCTTTGCTTATTAATAATAAATTTCTCATCTGTATCCCTCCTAATCTCTCAAACTTTTACCAGTTAAACGTAGAAATACATTTTCAAGACTTGCTGTTCTACAAAATAAATTTAGAATTTTAGCTTTACTTGATATGACTAATGAAATTATTTTTTCCAAATTTTCAACATTTTTTAATGTAGTAATTGTTAATTGATCTGCCTGCTTTTCTACTTTTTTAATTCCTTCAATATGATAAAAATCATCTATATTAAGATTTCTATCATCCTCTAATTCTAAAATAAATTGTCTATCATCAAAAATTTCTTCTTTAAGACTCTCCTTTGTGCCTTCTGCAATAATGCTTCCACTATCCATAATCAATATACGTGTTGAAATCTCCTCAACTTCCTCCATATAATGAGTAGTATAAATAATAGTTATGCCCTGTTTACTTAGCTTTTTAATAGAATTTAAAATATGATTTCTGGATTGAGGATCAATCCCAACTGTAGGTTCATCCATAATCACAAGTTCTGGTTCATGAGCTATTGCACAAGCTATATTTAATCTCCTCTTCATCCCTCCAGAAAAAGTCTTTGATTTATCTTTCCTTCTTTCTAAAAGCCCTACAAAATTAAGTGCTTTGGTTACCTTATCTTCTAATTCTTTTCCCCTTAATCCATATAATGAAGCAAAAAATTTCACATTCTGCTCTGCACTTAACTCCTCATAAATTGCTAACTCTTGAGGAACAACACCTAAATGTTTTTTAAATTTATTTAAGCATTCTTTAACATTTATACCTTTATATTTAATCTCACCAGCATCATACCCTAAAATTCCACAAAGAATATTAATAGTTGTACTTTTACCTGCACCATTTGGTCCTAAAAAGCATAATATCTCTCCTTCATTTACTTTAAAAGATATTTCTTGTACTACATGTTTTTCACCGTAACTTTTATCTAAATTATCTACATTTAATATTGAATTCATATTTTTTCATCCTTTCTAATATATCTAGTTTACAAACAAGTACACTAGATTTGCATTATGATTTAGGCACATAAAAAAATAATATACAAGCATGCTAATTTGTTATTTTTTAATATACTTCATGTACATAATTATATAGAAATGCAAAAAAAATAAATCAACCAAAAGGTTGATTTATAGGATTGATATTATATTCTATTTTTTATTAAGGTTGATTTACTTTTTAGTTATTTTAATAGCATAAAATAGTCCGTGCTACCTGAGTTCAATTACTAAACCCACCTTTACACATACTGCATATATAAACATATTACTTAAACAGATCCTTTAATTATAATTTTTCACGTCTTTTAGTTGATTTTATAAATAATTCTTTTAAATATTCTTTATTATCATCTTTAATTGCATTCTTTATTTTATCTAATTCATTTTCAAAAGATTCTATGGATTTAAGTAAATTTTCTTTATTACCTAGAAAAAGTTCACTCCATAAGTCTTCATTTATATTAGCTATTCTTGTTAAATCTCTATAGCTATCACCAATAAAATTCCCAGTATCTCTACCCTCTATATCGCTATTAATAAGTGCTACTGCTAGTGCATGAGGTAATTGACTTGTAAAACCTATCATTTCATCATGAAATTCTGGATTTATTCTTTTCACTCTTTTAAATCCTATTTCATATGCTAACTCTTCTATTAGTTTTAAATTTTCCTCTTTATTCTTTGAAGTAGGAGTTATTATATAATTTGCACCTTTAAAAACATCACTACTTGCAAAATCTATTCCTTTTTTCTCTCTGCCAGCCATGGGATGTCCAAATACAAAATCTACATTTGAAGGTAAAATGTCAACTATATCATTAATAAATAACTTCTTTATTCCAGTTGCATCAGTTATTACTGCTCCATCTTTAAGATTATCTATATTATTTCTAATAAAATTTTTAACAAGCTTAGGATATATTGATATTATAATCAAATCAGCTTCTTTCAAAACTTCATTTCCATCAGTATATCCTCTTCTTATTAAACTTAACTTTTCAGCTTTCAATAATGTCTCTTGATTATTATCTATTCCATAAACCTCTTTATATCCTGCATCTTTTAATGCCATTG
This region includes:
- a CDS encoding ABC transporter permease, which codes for MRNLLLISKEDFKNLIKNPMWIFYGTLFPILFVSILGFLGKESYGNNVTSYDYYGITLMIYSILSSGMTSANAFMEEKIRKPNMRIVYAPGSVKSIYISKIISSFVFSCLCHLFDMIVLCIMYHIHITVTFEIMILFVLIEFFSVALGVMFCCIFKTEAMANQLLGMIINLFAVFGGLLFPMDGYGKIVRGISYLSPAKWVMKTTFSMIYDNNFSMFYITALVLIFATVIVFVVSEKTFKKEDCIC
- a CDS encoding ABC transporter ATP-binding protein, whose protein sequence is MNSILNVDNLDKSYGEKHVVQEISFKVNEGEILCFLGPNGAGKSTTINILCGILGYDAGEIKYKGINVKECLNKFKKHLGVVPQELAIYEELSAEQNVKFFASLYGLRGKELEDKVTKALNFVGLLERRKDKSKTFSGGMKRRLNIACAIAHEPELVIMDEPTVGIDPQSRNHILNSIKKLSKQGITIIYTTHYMEEVEEISTRILIMDSGSIIAEGTKESLKEEIFDDRQFILELEDDRNLNIDDFYHIEGIKKVEKQADQLTITTLKNVENLEKIISLVISSKAKILNLFCRTASLENVFLRLTGKSLRD
- a CDS encoding prephenate dehydrogenase encodes the protein MKVVIVGLGVIGGSFAMALKDAGYKEVYGIDNNQETLLKAEKLSLIRRGYTDGNEVLKEADLIIISIYPKLVKNFIRNNIDNLKDGAVITDATGIKKLFINDIVDILPSNVDFVFGHPMAGREKKGIDFASSDVFKGANYIITPTSKNKEENLKLIEELAYEIGFKRVKRINPEFHDEMIGFTSQLPHALAVALINSDIEGRDTGNFIGDSYRDLTRIANINEDLWSELFLGNKENLLKSIESFENELDKIKNAIKDDNKEYLKELFIKSTKRREKL